One segment of Radiobacillus kanasensis DNA contains the following:
- a CDS encoding TetR/AcrR family transcriptional regulator, translated as MRKTKEETYQTIKQLLEIARQHFTEKGYANVAIDEIGKEAELTRGAIYHHFKNKEGLFLSVFEQVQKDIANHVEKEAMKSEDMWEQLLNGCRAFLTAASESHNHRILLIDGPAVLGWNTFRRMDQKYSMTSLKEQLQLMHNHGLISTSSIDSLTFCLSGAMNEAVLWITESPNRRQLINEVMETMESLLAGFENK; from the coding sequence ATGAGAAAAACGAAAGAAGAAACGTATCAGACGATAAAACAACTATTGGAAATTGCTAGACAACACTTTACGGAGAAAGGCTACGCAAATGTTGCAATAGATGAAATTGGAAAAGAAGCTGAATTAACAAGAGGAGCGATTTATCATCATTTTAAAAACAAAGAAGGGCTGTTTTTGTCTGTATTTGAACAAGTTCAGAAAGATATCGCTAATCATGTTGAAAAAGAGGCAATGAAGAGTGAGGATATGTGGGAACAACTCTTAAATGGGTGTCGTGCATTCCTAACCGCTGCATCCGAATCTCATAATCATAGAATTTTATTAATAGACGGTCCAGCAGTGTTAGGTTGGAATACTTTTCGAAGGATGGATCAAAAGTATTCAATGACCTCCTTAAAAGAGCAATTACAATTGATGCATAATCACGGACTGATCAGTACATCATCCATTGATTCTTTAACATTTTGTTTATCAGGGGCTATGAATGAAGCTGTCCTTTGGATTACCGAAAGTCCAAATAGACGTCAATTAATAAATGAAGTCATGGAAACCATGGAGTCCTTGCTGGCTGGATTTGAAAATAAGTAA
- a CDS encoding DNA alkylation repair protein: MGEYIPLKYYFGDKLAVRLSSMILPHYPNFLRDSFISNISRQVEDKELKARVEIITDELQKHLPGDYEEALAILLHILGPENQSEEGMFTKGYFLMPVAFFVEKYGHKHFDVSMHALVEITKRHTSEYAIRPYLALDMDCSLKYLQKWMKDSNPHVRRLVSEGTRPRLPWAKRINPIHNDPNNNLQLLENLMGDSSAYVQKSVANHLNDLSKDFSNVVITWVKEYIHLHKNVNSRLIKHGLRTLVKNGEAEAMEIVSMINNR; encoded by the coding sequence ATGGGCGAATATATTCCTTTAAAATATTATTTTGGTGATAAGTTAGCGGTTCGTTTGTCTAGTATGATTTTGCCACATTATCCAAACTTCCTAAGAGATTCATTCATCAGTAATATTTCTAGACAAGTAGAGGATAAGGAACTTAAGGCTCGAGTTGAGATAATAACAGACGAATTACAAAAACATCTTCCAGGTGATTATGAAGAAGCCTTAGCTATTTTGCTACATATTCTAGGTCCAGAAAACCAATCTGAAGAAGGAATGTTTACGAAAGGTTACTTTCTGATGCCGGTTGCTTTTTTTGTAGAAAAGTATGGACATAAACACTTTGACGTATCTATGCATGCCTTGGTTGAAATTACGAAAAGACACACATCAGAATATGCGATACGACCTTACTTAGCTTTGGATATGGACTGCAGCCTAAAGTATCTTCAGAAATGGATGAAAGATTCCAATCCACACGTAAGACGACTTGTTAGTGAGGGTACACGTCCTCGACTTCCTTGGGCAAAAAGAATTAATCCAATCCATAATGATCCTAATAACAATTTACAGTTGTTAGAAAACTTAATGGGGGATTCGTCTGCCTATGTTCAAAAATCAGTTGCAAATCACTTGAATGATTTGTCAAAAGATTTTTCTAATGTTGTGATAACATGGGTAAAGGAATATATACATCTCCATAAAAATGTGAATTCACGACTTATTAAGCATGGTTTAAGAACCTTGGTCAAAAATGGAGAAGCCGAAGCAATGGAAATAGTAAGTATGATAAACAATCGTTAA
- a CDS encoding VOC family protein: MNIKSFYPVIMTDNIERTGAFYKQYFGFSVLFEADWYVSLKKENTGDELAILNATHETIPTSFGKLVQGLILNFEVDDVDQWYQILIKEKQLPLHLDIRDEPFGQRHFITSDPNGVLIDVITIIPPNESFQNQYRENVWQDN; this comes from the coding sequence ATGAATATTAAAAGCTTTTATCCGGTCATCATGACAGACAATATAGAAAGAACAGGTGCGTTTTATAAGCAGTATTTTGGCTTTTCGGTCTTATTTGAAGCAGATTGGTATGTTAGTTTAAAAAAAGAAAATACCGGAGATGAGTTAGCCATTCTCAATGCTACACACGAGACAATTCCAACTTCATTTGGAAAACTTGTTCAAGGTTTAATTCTGAATTTTGAGGTTGATGATGTTGATCAATGGTATCAAATTCTGATTAAAGAGAAACAACTCCCCCTCCATTTAGACATTCGTGATGAACCGTTTGGTCAACGTCATTTTATTACAAGTGATCCGAATGGTGTTCTAATTGATGTAATCACGATTATTCCACCTAATGAATCTTTTCAAAATCAATATAGGGAAAATGTATGGCAGGATAATTAA
- a CDS encoding diguanylate cyclase, with product MYRDLIVNLALIISFLFVSGQIFKHKPLYSSNKQKIVGGFIAGSLGIVLMMFSIHITDHTIMDLRNFAIIVVMMSGGIVSGMITGVMLSLGRVLIYGVNLSSITAICTFILLVLACWGISKTGIKPLYKFMYMNGCNIAIVFSAYIFLINDHQTLISAMVHYGTISLLGGFVIYSLCDFISRSNEQFRMLKESATKDFLTGLSNVREFDTIWNQRILDAKQKEERLSLVLIDIDHFKKINDTYGHPVGDIVLQELGKVLRDSTRSFDTVSRNGGEEFSVILPDCPSHQAVEIAEKIRRTVEQHDFYISKMEKIHITVSIGVATYPEPIQDTENLIKIADDSLYQAKQSGRNKVVAYT from the coding sequence TTTTAAACATAAGCCTCTATATTCCTCCAACAAACAAAAGATAGTTGGTGGTTTCATTGCAGGTAGCTTAGGTATAGTTTTGATGATGTTTAGTATTCATATCACGGACCACACGATAATGGATCTAAGAAATTTCGCCATTATCGTTGTTATGATGTCAGGTGGCATCGTTAGTGGGATGATTACAGGTGTAATGCTATCACTAGGGCGCGTGTTGATCTATGGTGTGAATCTTTCTTCCATAACAGCTATATGTACGTTCATTCTATTAGTGCTGGCGTGTTGGGGGATTTCTAAAACAGGGATTAAGCCCTTATATAAGTTTATGTATATGAATGGTTGTAACATAGCAATCGTATTTTCTGCGTACATTTTTCTCATTAATGATCACCAGACATTGATCTCGGCCATGGTTCACTATGGGACCATCTCCTTATTAGGAGGATTTGTCATTTATTCACTTTGTGATTTTATTTCAAGATCAAACGAACAATTTAGAATGCTGAAAGAATCAGCAACAAAAGACTTTCTCACTGGTCTGAGCAATGTCCGGGAATTTGATACTATTTGGAATCAGCGCATCCTGGACGCGAAGCAGAAAGAGGAAAGGTTATCACTAGTTCTAATTGATATTGATCACTTCAAGAAAATCAATGATACCTATGGTCACCCTGTAGGAGACATCGTATTACAAGAACTCGGAAAAGTGTTAAGGGATTCCACTCGTTCGTTTGATACGGTATCTCGTAACGGTGGGGAAGAGTTCTCGGTTATTTTGCCGGATTGTCCAAGCCATCAAGCAGTAGAAATTGCCGAGAAGATAAGAAGAACCGTCGAGCAACATGACTTTTATATTTCAAAGATGGAGAAGATTCATATTACGGTCTCTATTGGGGTCGCTACGTATCCAGAACCTATTCAGGATACGGAAAATTTGATAAAAATAGCAGATGATAGTTTATATCAAGCAAAACAATCTGGTAGGAATAAAGTAGTTGCTTATACGTAA